One window of Corynebacterium accolens genomic DNA carries:
- a CDS encoding ribose-5-phosphate isomerase: protein MRVYLGADHAGFETKNLISEHLTKQGHDVIDCGAHTYDAEDDYPAFCIEAALCTVNDPGSLGIVLGGSGNGEQIAANKVKGARCALAWSPETARLAREHNNAQLIGIGGRMHSQEEALEIVDAFLDQEWSRAERHQRRIDILAEYERTNIPPELPKDPR, encoded by the coding sequence ATGCGCGTATATCTTGGAGCTGACCACGCAGGTTTTGAAACCAAAAACCTGATTTCTGAACACCTCACCAAACAAGGCCATGACGTTATCGACTGCGGCGCCCATACCTATGACGCCGAGGATGACTACCCCGCATTCTGCATTGAAGCGGCCCTGTGTACCGTCAACGATCCAGGTTCCCTGGGAATCGTGCTGGGCGGATCCGGAAATGGCGAGCAGATTGCCGCCAATAAGGTCAAGGGCGCGCGCTGCGCGCTGGCATGGTCGCCAGAAACCGCGCGCCTGGCCCGCGAGCACAATAATGCGCAGCTCATCGGCATCGGCGGGCGCATGCACTCGCAAGAAGAGGCCCTAGAAATCGTGGATGCCTTCTTGGATCAAGAATGGTCCCGCGCCGAGCGTCACCAGCGCCGCATCGATATCCTCGCAGAATACGAGCGCACCAATATCCCACCTGAGCTGCCCAAGGACCCGCGCTAA